A part of Aquaspirillum sp. LM1 genomic DNA contains:
- the atpD gene encoding F0F1 ATP synthase subunit beta, whose translation MSQGKIVQIIGAVVDVEFPRDAMPKVYDALKVLETGLTLEVQQQLGDGVVRAIAMGSSDGLRRGLAVNGTGAPVSVPVGKATLGRIMDVLGDPIDEKGPIGEEKRMPIHRKAPAFDELSPATELLETGIKVIDLLCPFAKGGKVGLFGGAGVGKTVNMMELIRNIAIEHSGYSVFTGVGERTREGNDFYHEMNDSNVLDKVSLVYGQMNEPPGNRLRVALSGLTMAENFRDEGRDVLLFVDNIYRYTLAGTEVSALLGRMPSAVGYQPTLAEEMGKFQERVASTKTGSITSIQAVYVPADDLTDPSPATTFAHLDATVVLSRDIASLGIYPAVDPLDSTSRQLDPLVVGEDHYAVARGVQATLQKYKELRDIIAILGMDELSEDDKLTVARARKIQRFLSQPFFVAEVFTGSPGKYVSLKDTIAGFKSILSGEYDHLPEQAFYMVGGIDEVIEKAKTV comes from the coding sequence ATGAGCCAAGGCAAAATCGTTCAGATCATTGGCGCGGTTGTCGACGTGGAATTTCCGCGCGATGCCATGCCAAAGGTTTATGACGCATTGAAGGTGCTCGAGACGGGCCTGACGCTTGAAGTCCAGCAGCAGCTGGGCGACGGCGTGGTTCGTGCGATCGCCATGGGTAGCTCCGACGGTCTGCGTCGCGGCTTGGCAGTCAATGGTACCGGCGCGCCCGTATCCGTGCCGGTCGGCAAGGCTACGCTGGGCCGTATCATGGACGTGCTGGGCGACCCGATTGACGAAAAAGGTCCGATCGGCGAAGAAAAGCGCATGCCGATCCACCGCAAGGCCCCGGCATTTGACGAGCTGTCCCCGGCCACCGAACTGCTGGAAACCGGCATCAAGGTGATCGACCTGCTGTGCCCGTTCGCCAAGGGCGGTAAAGTGGGCCTGTTCGGTGGTGCCGGTGTGGGCAAGACTGTGAACATGATGGAGCTGATTCGTAACATCGCCATCGAACACAGCGGCTACTCGGTGTTTACCGGCGTGGGTGAGCGTACTCGTGAGGGTAACGACTTCTACCACGAAATGAACGACTCCAACGTGCTGGACAAAGTGTCGCTGGTGTACGGTCAGATGAACGAACCGCCGGGCAACCGCCTGCGCGTGGCGCTCTCCGGCCTGACCATGGCCGAGAACTTCCGTGACGAAGGTCGCGACGTTCTGCTGTTCGTGGACAACATTTACCGTTACACCCTGGCCGGTACCGAAGTGTCCGCGCTGCTGGGTCGTATGCCTTCTGCCGTGGGTTACCAACCGACGCTGGCCGAAGAAATGGGTAAATTCCAGGAACGCGTGGCTTCCACCAAGACCGGTTCGATCACCTCCATCCAGGCCGTGTATGTGCCTGCCGATGACTTGACCGACCCGTCGCCGGCTACCACGTTTGCTCACTTGGATGCCACCGTGGTGCTGTCGCGTGACATCGCCTCGCTGGGTATCTACCCGGCTGTGGACCCGCTGGACTCCACCTCCCGTCAGCTTGATCCGCTGGTGGTGGGCGAAGACCACTACGCGGTGGCTCGTGGCGTGCAGGCTACCCTGCAGAAGTACAAGGAACTGCGTGACATTATCGCGATTCTGGGTATGGATGAACTGTCGGAAGACGACAAGCTCACCGTGGCCCGTGCGCGTAAGATCCAGCGTTTCCTGTCGCAACCGTTCTTTGTGGCTGAAGTGTTTACCGGTTCTCCGGGCAAATACGTGTCGCTGAAAGACACCATTGCGGGCTTCAAGTCGATTCTCAGTGGCGAGTACGATCATCTGCCGGAACAAGCGTTCTACATGGTGGGTGGTATCGACGAAGTCATCGAGAAAGCCAAAACCGTGTAA
- the glmU gene encoding bifunctional UDP-N-acetylglucosamine diphosphorylase/glucosamine-1-phosphate N-acetyltransferase GlmU: MNSVSVVILAAGRGKRMYSNLPKVLHPLGGRPMLARVLDLAQALTPAQCVVVIGHGAEQVRAAFASQPGPLAFALQTEQLGTGHAVKMALPHLPADGRTLVLYGDVPLTEADTLARLLDTPADQVALLTDTLVNPTGYGRIVRNAQGQIQRIVEEKDASPAEKALQEINTGIVVLPNARLAGWLAELNNGNAQGEYYLTDVIGLAVRDGVAVHGVAVPDSWQAAGVNNKVQLAELERILQANQARALLEAGVTLADPARIDIRGQLQCGQDVSIDVNCVFEGQVSLGDGVVIGPHCVLKNVSLAAGTQVAAFSHLESADVAADARIGPFARLRPGARLGEAVHIGNFVEIKNSVLAAGAKVNHLSYVGDADIGAKVNVGAGTITCNYDGVNKFRTTIEAGAFIGSGTMLVAPVTVGEGATVGAGSVLTKAAPSGQLTVARAKQISLSHWQRPVKRS; encoded by the coding sequence ATGAATTCCGTGTCTGTTGTCATCCTCGCCGCGGGACGCGGCAAACGCATGTATTCCAACCTGCCCAAAGTGCTGCACCCGCTGGGTGGCCGGCCCATGCTGGCCCGCGTGCTCGACCTGGCCCAGGCGCTCACCCCGGCACAGTGTGTGGTGGTGATTGGCCACGGTGCCGAGCAGGTTCGCGCCGCCTTTGCCAGCCAGCCCGGTCCGCTGGCATTTGCCCTGCAAACCGAGCAACTGGGCACCGGCCACGCAGTGAAAATGGCGTTGCCGCACCTGCCTGCCGATGGCCGCACCCTGGTGCTGTACGGCGACGTGCCGCTGACCGAAGCCGACACTCTGGCCCGTCTGCTCGATACCCCGGCTGACCAGGTGGCGCTGCTGACCGATACGCTGGTTAACCCCACAGGCTATGGCCGCATCGTGCGCAATGCCCAAGGCCAGATCCAGCGCATTGTCGAAGAAAAAGACGCTTCACCGGCAGAAAAGGCCCTGCAGGAAATCAACACCGGCATCGTGGTGCTGCCTAATGCCCGGCTGGCCGGCTGGCTGGCCGAACTGAACAACGGCAATGCCCAGGGCGAATACTATCTGACAGACGTAATTGGCCTGGCGGTGCGTGATGGCGTGGCGGTACATGGCGTGGCAGTCCCCGACTCCTGGCAGGCTGCCGGGGTGAACAACAAGGTACAACTGGCCGAACTGGAGCGCATTCTGCAGGCCAACCAGGCCCGCGCCCTGCTCGAAGCCGGTGTCACCCTGGCCGACCCGGCCCGCATTGATATTCGTGGCCAGCTACAGTGTGGCCAGGATGTCAGCATTGACGTCAACTGCGTATTTGAAGGTCAGGTCAGCCTGGGCGATGGCGTGGTTATTGGTCCTCACTGCGTGCTGAAAAACGTCAGTCTGGCCGCCGGAACCCAGGTGGCAGCATTTTCCCATCTGGAAAGCGCCGACGTGGCCGCCGATGCGCGGATTGGCCCGTTTGCCCGGCTGCGCCCCGGTGCCCGTCTGGGGGAGGCCGTGCATATCGGCAATTTTGTGGAAATCAAGAACAGCGTGCTGGCCGCCGGTGCCAAGGTCAACCACCTCAGTTACGTGGGCGATGCCGATATTGGTGCCAAAGTGAACGTGGGTGCCGGCACCATCACCTGCAATTACGATGGCGTGAACAAATTCCGCACCACCATCGAAGCCGGTGCGTTTATTGGCTCTGGCACCATGCTGGTGGCCCCGGTGACGGTGGGTGAGGGTGCCACGGTGGGGGCCGGTTCGGTGCTGACCAAAGCCGCCCCATCCGGCCAACTGACCGTGGCGCGCGCCAAGCAGATCAGCCTGAGTCACTGGCAGCGTCCGGTCAAGCGTAGCTAA
- the glmS gene encoding glutamine--fructose-6-phosphate transaminase (isomerizing) yields the protein MCGIVGAIAQRNVVPILLEGLRRLEYRGYDSVGVAVVTDQGLSRERSTERVAELAEQTRRVGLKGLIGIGHTRWATHGAPCERNAHPHFSNGLLSLVHNGIIENHQPLRERLAAQGYTFESDTDTEVMVHLIHSHYVHHHDLLRATQQALAELHGAYAIGVIAADNPGVLVCARHGSPLLLGLGIEENFFASDVSALLPVTQKVIYLEEGEIARLTLTEVEVFNPTGERVEPVVHVSELSADVAELGAYRHYMQKEIHEQPRALADTLERVGNTIEPSLFGAEAPALFAQVNAVSIIACGTSYHAGLVAKYWLESLAGLPTSVEVASEYRYRDSVANPSALVVTISQSGETADTLAALKHAKALGHDKTLSICNVPESSLIRLSALRFLTHAGPEIGVASTKAFTTQLVALYLLTLSLAKVHGRLSAERETGALADLKRLPGAVQTLLGLEAGLEQWSEALATRQHALFLGRHTLFPIALEGALKLKEISYIHAEAYPAGELKHGPLALVDRDMPIIVCAPNDALFDKLASNMQEVRARNGELFVLSDAAVEAGPGQHVLALPVGMRDLNPLLYTIPLQLLAYHTAIRKGTDVDKPRNLAKSVTVE from the coding sequence ATGTGCGGAATTGTTGGTGCCATTGCGCAACGAAATGTCGTTCCCATCCTGCTCGAAGGCCTGCGTCGCCTGGAATATCGTGGGTATGATTCTGTCGGCGTGGCCGTCGTCACCGACCAAGGGCTGTCCCGTGAACGTTCAACCGAGCGCGTGGCCGAACTGGCAGAACAAACCCGCCGCGTCGGCCTCAAAGGCTTGATTGGCATTGGCCACACCCGCTGGGCCACCCACGGTGCCCCGTGCGAGCGCAATGCCCACCCGCATTTTTCCAATGGCCTGCTCTCGCTGGTGCACAACGGCATCATCGAAAACCACCAGCCGCTGCGCGAACGCCTGGCAGCGCAGGGCTACACGTTTGAATCGGACACCGACACCGAAGTGATGGTGCATCTGATTCACTCCCACTACGTTCACCACCACGACCTGCTGCGCGCCACCCAGCAAGCGCTGGCCGAGCTGCATGGCGCTTACGCTATCGGCGTGATTGCTGCCGACAACCCCGGCGTGCTGGTGTGCGCCCGTCATGGCAGCCCGCTGCTGCTGGGCTTGGGTATCGAAGAAAACTTCTTTGCCTCCGACGTCTCCGCGCTGCTGCCGGTCACCCAGAAGGTGATTTACCTGGAAGAAGGCGAAATTGCCCGGCTGACGCTGACCGAGGTGGAAGTATTCAACCCGACGGGCGAGCGCGTCGAGCCCGTGGTGCATGTGTCCGAACTGTCGGCTGACGTGGCCGAACTGGGTGCCTATCGCCATTACATGCAAAAGGAAATTCACGAACAGCCGCGCGCGCTGGCCGATACGCTGGAGCGGGTGGGCAACACCATCGAGCCCAGCCTGTTTGGTGCCGAAGCGCCAGCGCTGTTTGCCCAGGTCAACGCGGTCAGCATCATCGCCTGCGGCACCAGCTATCACGCCGGCCTGGTGGCCAAATACTGGCTGGAAAGCCTGGCTGGCCTGCCTACCAGCGTGGAAGTGGCCAGCGAATACCGCTACCGCGACAGCGTGGCCAACCCGTCAGCACTGGTAGTCACCATCTCGCAATCCGGCGAAACCGCCGACACCCTGGCCGCGCTCAAGCACGCCAAGGCGCTGGGCCACGACAAGACGCTGAGCATCTGCAATGTGCCGGAAAGCTCGCTGATCCGCCTGTCGGCGCTGCGTTTTCTCACCCATGCCGGCCCGGAAATCGGCGTGGCTTCGACCAAAGCCTTCACCACCCAGCTGGTGGCGCTGTATCTGCTCACCCTGTCGCTGGCCAAGGTGCATGGCCGGCTGAGCGCCGAACGTGAAACCGGCGCGCTGGCCGACCTGAAACGCCTGCCCGGCGCGGTGCAAACCCTGCTTGGGCTGGAAGCCGGACTGGAACAATGGTCGGAAGCACTGGCCACCCGCCAGCACGCGCTGTTCCTGGGTCGTCACACCCTGTTCCCGATTGCCCTGGAAGGCGCGCTCAAGCTCAAGGAAATTTCCTACATCCACGCCGAAGCCTACCCGGCTGGCGAGCTCAAGCACGGTCCGCTGGCGCTGGTGGACCGCGATATGCCGATCATCGTCTGCGCGCCCAATGACGCGCTGTTCGACAAGCTGGCATCCAATATGCAAGAGGTGCGCGCACGCAACGGCGAACTGTTTGTGCTGTCCGACGCCGCCGTCGAAGCCGGCCCCGGCCAGCATGTGCTCGCCCTGCCCGTCGGCATGCGTGACCTCAACCCGCTGCTGTACACCATCCCGCTGCAATTGCTGGCCTATCACACGGCGATTCGCAAGGGGACCGATGTGGATAAACCGCGCAATCTGGCCAAGAGTGTGACGGTGGAGTGA
- the purD gene encoding phosphoribosylamine--glycine ligase: MKVLVIGSGGREHALAWRIAQSPRVTQVFVAPGNAGTALDASLSNLALSAIPDLVSFAREQAIAFTVVGPEAPLAAGVVDAFRAAGLRIFGPTQYAAQLESSKDFAKAFMQRHGIPTAGYQTFTDAAAARAYVDGKGAPIVIKADGLAAGKGVVVAMTLEEAHAAIDDMLLGNKMGAAGARVVIEDFLQGEEASFIVMVDGEHVLAMATSQDHKRLLDNDQGPNTGGMGAYSPAPVVTEAVHQKVMERIILPTVRGMQADGHTYTGFLYAGLMIDAHGDPYTIEFNCRFGDPETQPIMARLTSDFTVLLEAGIDGKLDTVSADWDPRVAMGVVLAAAGYPDAPRKGDVITGIPAACADSMTFHAGTAFNADGQLVTSGGRVLCAVGLGETVQSARETAYAVADAIQFDGRQLRRDIGARALNRR; the protein is encoded by the coding sequence ATGAAAGTTCTCGTCATTGGCTCTGGTGGCCGTGAACACGCCCTGGCCTGGCGCATTGCCCAGTCGCCACGGGTAACCCAGGTGTTTGTCGCCCCCGGTAACGCGGGCACCGCGCTGGATGCCAGTTTGTCCAATCTTGCCCTGAGCGCCATTCCCGACTTGGTCAGCTTTGCCCGCGAACAGGCCATTGCCTTCACCGTGGTTGGCCCGGAAGCGCCGCTGGCTGCTGGCGTGGTAGACGCTTTCCGCGCCGCCGGCCTGCGCATCTTTGGCCCCACCCAGTATGCCGCCCAGCTGGAAAGCTCGAAAGACTTCGCCAAGGCCTTCATGCAGCGCCACGGTATTCCCACTGCCGGCTACCAGACTTTCACTGATGCTGCCGCTGCCCGCGCCTATGTGGACGGCAAGGGCGCGCCGATTGTTATCAAGGCCGACGGCCTGGCCGCCGGCAAGGGCGTGGTGGTGGCGATGACGCTGGAAGAAGCGCACGCTGCCATCGACGACATGCTGCTGGGCAACAAAATGGGTGCCGCTGGCGCGCGCGTGGTGATTGAAGACTTCCTGCAAGGCGAAGAAGCCAGCTTCATCGTCATGGTGGATGGCGAGCATGTGCTGGCCATGGCCACCAGCCAGGATCACAAGCGCCTGCTGGACAACGACCAAGGCCCGAACACCGGCGGCATGGGGGCGTACAGCCCAGCCCCGGTGGTCACCGAGGCCGTGCACCAGAAGGTGATGGAGCGCATCATCCTGCCGACCGTGCGCGGCATGCAGGCCGATGGCCACACCTACACCGGCTTTTTGTACGCCGGCCTGATGATCGACGCCCACGGCGACCCGTACACCATCGAGTTCAACTGCCGCTTTGGCGACCCGGAAACCCAGCCGATCATGGCCCGTCTGACCAGCGACTTCACCGTGCTGCTGGAAGCCGGCATCGACGGCAAGCTGGACACGGTCAGCGCCGACTGGGATCCGCGCGTGGCCATGGGCGTGGTGCTGGCCGCCGCCGGCTACCCGGATGCCCCACGCAAGGGCGACGTGATCACCGGCATTCCGGCTGCCTGCGCCGACAGTATGACCTTCCATGCCGGCACCGCATTCAATGCCGATGGCCAGCTGGTTACCAGCGGCGGGCGGGTGCTGTGCGCGGTGGGTCTGGGTGAGACGGTGCAAAGCGCGCGGGAAACCGCTTACGCCGTGGCCGACGCCATCCAGTTTGATGGCCGTCAGCTGCGCCGGGATATTGGCGCGCGGGCGTTGAACCGCAGATAA
- a CDS encoding FlgO family outer membrane protein, giving the protein MNRPLFLALSALSLTLLAGCASDSQYSRPPEPTYEAAARNELVSTNYRAADHLLSQVRSYEDDGPMLVATLVNIDALDRSSTLGRLISEQVAARFAQQGRRMIELKLRNNMYMRKSEGELALTREITEVARQHNAKAVLLGSYGLSGDSVFINLKVVQPGSTLVLAAYDYVLPLNREIRSLLGLPR; this is encoded by the coding sequence ATGAACCGTCCACTCTTCCTGGCCCTGAGCGCGCTGAGCCTGACCCTGCTGGCCGGTTGCGCCAGCGACAGCCAGTATAGCCGCCCGCCGGAGCCCACCTACGAAGCCGCCGCCCGCAATGAGCTGGTCAGCACCAATTACCGTGCCGCCGATCACCTGCTCAGTCAGGTGCGCAGCTACGAAGACGACGGCCCGATGCTGGTGGCCACGCTGGTGAACATCGACGCGCTGGACCGCTCGTCCACCCTGGGCCGGCTGATTTCCGAACAGGTGGCCGCCCGCTTTGCCCAGCAAGGCCGGCGGATGATCGAGCTGAAACTGCGCAACAATATGTATATGCGCAAAAGCGAAGGCGAGCTGGCGCTGACCCGGGAAATCACCGAAGTAGCCCGTCAGCATAATGCCAAGGCGGTGCTGCTGGGCAGCTATGGACTGAGCGGCGATTCGGTATTCATCAATCTGAAGGTGGTGCAACCGGGCAGCACGCTGGTACTGGCCGCCTACGATTATGTGCTGCCGCTTAACCGCGAAATCCGCAGCCTGCTGGGCTTGCCGCGCTAA
- the dusB gene encoding tRNA dihydrouridine synthase DusB, protein MQIGPYTLNNRLVVAPMAGVTDRPFRMLCKRMGAGMAVSEMLASNTALWASKKSLRRADHQGEVAPIVVQIAGGDPAQMAEAARLSVAQGAQIIDINMGCPAKKVCNVAAGSALLRDEPLVARILDAVVAAVDVPVTLKTRTGWSRDNNTALRVAKLAEDSGIAALALHGRSREDMYHGQAEYDTIRAVKAAVGIPVLANGDIDSPQKARFVLDYTGADGIMIGRAAQGRPWIFREIQHYLDTGTCLPPPEVAEICEVLLAHLDDLYQFYGEYAGCRIARKHIAWYTRGLEGGNAFRQTMYQLEDTAAQRAAVAGFFHRLAEHGERLRYLELPAGAEGALCKAESLPEY, encoded by the coding sequence ATGCAGATCGGCCCGTATACCTTGAACAACCGACTGGTGGTGGCCCCGATGGCGGGGGTGACCGACCGGCCATTTCGCATGCTGTGCAAACGCATGGGCGCGGGCATGGCGGTCAGCGAAATGCTGGCGTCCAACACCGCGCTGTGGGCCAGCAAGAAAAGCCTGCGCCGCGCCGACCACCAGGGCGAAGTGGCCCCGATTGTGGTGCAGATTGCCGGTGGCGATCCGGCGCAAATGGCCGAGGCCGCGCGGTTGTCGGTGGCGCAGGGCGCGCAGATCATCGACATCAATATGGGCTGCCCGGCCAAGAAGGTGTGCAATGTGGCTGCCGGTTCGGCGCTGCTGCGTGACGAGCCGCTGGTGGCGCGCATCCTCGATGCCGTGGTGGCCGCGGTGGACGTGCCGGTGACGCTGAAAACCCGCACTGGCTGGAGCCGGGACAACAACACCGCGCTGCGTGTGGCCAAACTGGCCGAAGACAGCGGCATTGCCGCGCTGGCGCTGCACGGGCGCAGCCGCGAAGACATGTACCACGGCCAGGCCGAATACGACACCATCCGCGCGGTGAAGGCGGCGGTGGGCATTCCGGTGCTGGCCAATGGCGACATCGACAGCCCGCAAAAAGCCCGCTTTGTGCTCGACTACACCGGCGCAGACGGCATCATGATTGGCCGCGCCGCGCAGGGAAGGCCGTGGATCTTTCGCGAAATCCAGCATTATCTGGACACCGGCACCTGCCTGCCGCCGCCGGAAGTGGCGGAAATCTGCGAGGTGCTGCTGGCCCACCTGGATGACCTTTACCAGTTTTACGGGGAATACGCCGGCTGCCGCATCGCCCGCAAGCATATTGCCTGGTACACCCGTGGCCTGGAAGGCGGCAACGCCTTTCGCCAGACCATGTACCAGCTGGAAGACACCGCCGCCCAGCGTGCCGCCGTGGCCGGTTTTTTTCACCGCCTGGCCGAACACGGCGAGCGCCTGCGCTACCTTGAGCTGCCCGCTGGTGCCGAGGGTGCCCTTTGCAAGGCTGAGTCCTTGCCAGAATACTGA
- the atpG gene encoding F0F1 ATP synthase subunit gamma gives MAVGKEIRTKIKSVQNTQKITRAMQMVATSKMRKTQDRMRAARPYAEKVRQVMAHLAQTNPDAENALLTKRDSVKRVGVILITSDKGLAGGLNANLLRQFCLKADAMMDKGIEVDVCALGQKGLAASQRLKMNVVASATQLGDTPQMDKLIGPVSVMIKAYTEGRIDELYIVYTRFVNTMKQEPTFEQLLPLSTEHMAVEHSHPWEYLYEPDVKSVIDFLTRRYLESVIYQCQAENMASEQAARMVAMKAATDNAASLIESLKLTYNKARQAAITTELSEIVSGAAAV, from the coding sequence ATGGCAGTCGGCAAAGAGATTCGCACCAAGATCAAGAGCGTGCAAAACACGCAAAAGATCACTCGCGCCATGCAGATGGTTGCAACGTCGAAAATGCGGAAAACGCAGGATCGCATGCGCGCTGCTCGTCCTTACGCCGAAAAGGTGCGCCAGGTGATGGCGCACCTTGCCCAAACCAATCCCGACGCCGAAAACGCGCTGCTGACCAAGCGCGACAGCGTCAAGCGTGTCGGCGTGATCTTGATCACGTCCGACAAGGGTTTGGCCGGCGGCCTCAATGCCAACCTGTTGCGTCAATTCTGCCTGAAGGCAGATGCGATGATGGACAAGGGCATTGAGGTTGACGTATGTGCACTGGGCCAGAAAGGCCTGGCTGCTTCGCAGCGCCTGAAGATGAATGTCGTGGCCAGTGCCACCCAGCTGGGTGACACCCCGCAAATGGACAAGCTAATTGGTCCGGTTTCCGTGATGATTAAAGCCTACACGGAAGGCCGCATCGACGAGCTGTACATTGTCTACACCCGCTTCGTGAACACCATGAAGCAGGAGCCGACATTCGAGCAACTGCTGCCGCTCTCGACCGAGCATATGGCTGTTGAGCATTCTCACCCGTGGGAATACCTGTACGAACCGGATGTGAAGTCGGTGATCGACTTCCTGACCCGCCGCTATCTGGAATCGGTGATTTACCAGTGCCAGGCGGAAAACATGGCTTCGGAACAGGCCGCACGGATGGTGGCCATGAAGGCCGCAACGGATAATGCTGCCAGCCTGATCGAGAGCCTCAAGCTCACTTACAACAAGGCCCGTCAAGCGGCGATTACCACGGAACTTTCCGAAATCGTCTCTGGCGCAGCTGCCGTGTAA
- a CDS encoding F0F1 ATP synthase subunit epsilon gives MASTMHVDVVSAEAQIYSGEAEFLVAPAEMGEIGVYPRHVPLLTRIKPGSLRIRVPGQAKEVLVVVSGGMMEVQPNLITVLADTAIRGEELDEQRAQTAKRDAEAALSKATDDQETAQARAALKAAIAELHALEYLRKRVH, from the coding sequence ATGGCTAGTACGATGCATGTTGACGTGGTCAGCGCCGAAGCGCAAATCTATTCCGGCGAAGCCGAGTTTCTCGTGGCTCCCGCCGAAATGGGCGAGATTGGCGTTTATCCCCGTCACGTGCCGCTACTGACCCGTATCAAGCCCGGCTCGCTGCGCATCCGCGTACCGGGCCAGGCCAAAGAAGTGCTGGTGGTGGTGTCGGGTGGCATGATGGAAGTGCAGCCCAATCTCATTACCGTGCTTGCCGATACGGCGATTCGCGGCGAGGAGCTCGACGAGCAACGCGCGCAGACTGCCAAACGCGATGCCGAGGCGGCGCTGTCCAAGGCCACCGATGACCAAGAGACTGCGCAGGCTCGCGCAGCCCTCAAGGCGGCAATTGCCGAGCTGCACGCGCTCGAATACCTGCGCAAGCGGGTACACTAA
- a CDS encoding helix-turn-helix domain-containing protein, with translation MNSQDDIAASVRLAMQQYFLDLDGEAPQPIYDMVLAQVEKPLIEVVLAHAQGNQTRAAELLGLNRNTLRKKMKQYDLI, from the coding sequence ATGAACAGCCAAGACGACATTGCCGCTTCCGTGCGACTGGCAATGCAGCAATACTTTCTCGATCTGGACGGCGAAGCGCCGCAGCCGATTTACGACATGGTGCTGGCCCAGGTGGAAAAACCGCTGATCGAAGTGGTGCTGGCGCACGCGCAAGGCAACCAGACCCGCGCCGCCGAGCTGCTGGGGCTGAACCGCAACACCCTGCGCAAGAAAATGAAACAGTACGATCTGATCTGA
- the purH gene encoding bifunctional phosphoribosylaminoimidazolecarboxamide formyltransferase/IMP cyclohydrolase — MTPITRALISVSDKTGIVEFAQALAQAGVEILSTGGTAKLLAEQGLPVIEVADYTGFPEMLDGRVKTLHPKVHGGILGRRDLPEHVAKMAEHGIGNIDLVCVNLYPFEATIANPDCTLEDAIENIDIGGPTMVRSAAKNWAHVAIVTDSADYAALSEELRANAGKLSKPTRFALAKKAFTHTAAYDGAISNYLTSLAEGEVTGTPERVAFPNRLNLQLVKVQDMRYGENPHQAAAFYRDLDPAAGSIANYRQLQGKELSYNNIADADAAWEAVKTFDAPACVIVKHANPCGVAVAADPLSAYRLAFATDTTSAFGGIIAFNREVDAATVEVVSAQFLEVLLAPSFTAEAKALIAAKKNVRVLEIPLAAGANPFELKRVGGGVLVQTPDVRNVTLPELRVVTERAPSEQEMSDLLFAWRVAKFVKSNAIVFCKDGQTAGIGAGQMSRVDSTRIAARKATDAGLPLVGAVAASDAFFPFRDGIDVIAEQGIKAIIHPGGSMRDEEVFAAANEHGIAMVLTGVRHFRH; from the coding sequence ATGACACCCATCACCCGCGCGCTGATTAGCGTTTCCGACAAAACCGGCATCGTCGAATTTGCCCAGGCCCTGGCGCAGGCCGGGGTGGAAATCCTCTCCACTGGCGGTACCGCCAAGCTGCTGGCCGAACAAGGCCTGCCGGTGATCGAAGTGGCCGACTACACCGGTTTTCCGGAAATGCTGGATGGCCGGGTGAAAACCCTGCACCCCAAGGTGCATGGCGGCATTCTGGGCCGGCGCGACCTGCCCGAACATGTGGCCAAGATGGCCGAACACGGCATTGGCAACATCGACCTGGTGTGCGTCAATCTGTATCCGTTTGAAGCCACCATCGCCAACCCGGACTGCACGCTGGAAGACGCCATCGAAAACATCGATATCGGTGGCCCGACCATGGTGCGCTCGGCGGCCAAAAACTGGGCGCATGTGGCCATCGTCACCGACAGCGCCGACTACGCCGCGCTGAGCGAAGAGCTGCGCGCCAACGCCGGCAAGCTGTCCAAGCCCACCCGCTTTGCTCTGGCCAAAAAAGCCTTCACCCACACCGCCGCCTACGATGGCGCGATTTCCAACTACCTGACCAGCCTGGCCGAAGGTGAAGTCACTGGTACGCCGGAACGGGTGGCCTTCCCCAATCGCCTGAACCTGCAATTGGTCAAGGTGCAGGACATGCGCTACGGCGAAAACCCGCACCAGGCCGCTGCGTTCTACCGCGACCTCGACCCGGCTGCCGGCAGCATCGCCAACTACCGCCAACTGCAAGGCAAGGAACTGTCGTACAACAATATCGCCGACGCCGACGCCGCCTGGGAAGCGGTCAAGACCTTCGACGCCCCGGCCTGCGTCATCGTCAAGCACGCCAACCCGTGTGGCGTGGCGGTGGCCGCCGATCCGCTCAGCGCCTATCGTCTGGCCTTTGCCACCGACACCACCAGCGCCTTTGGCGGCATCATCGCCTTTAACCGTGAAGTAGACGCTGCCACCGTGGAAGTGGTCAGCGCCCAGTTCCTGGAAGTGCTGCTCGCCCCGTCGTTCACCGCCGAAGCCAAGGCGCTGATCGCCGCCAAGAAGAATGTGCGCGTGCTGGAAATCCCGCTGGCCGCCGGGGCCAACCCGTTCGAGCTCAAGCGCGTTGGCGGCGGCGTGCTGGTGCAAACCCCGGACGTGCGCAACGTCACCCTGCCGGAGCTGCGCGTGGTCACCGAGCGCGCCCCCAGCGAACAGGAAATGTCCGACCTGCTGTTTGCCTGGCGCGTGGCCAAGTTCGTCAAATCCAACGCCATCGTATTCTGCAAGGATGGCCAGACCGCCGGTATTGGCGCTGGCCAGATGAGCCGGGTGGATTCCACCCGCATCGCTGCACGCAAGGCCACTGACGCGGGCCTGCCGCTGGTGGGCGCTGTGGCTGCCTCGGATGCGTTCTTCCCGTTCCGTGACGGCATCGACGTGATTGCCGAGCAAGGCATCAAGGCCATCATCCATCCGGGTGGCTCGATGCGTGACGAAGAAGTGTTTGCTGCCGCCAACGAGCACGGTATTGCCATGGTGCTGACCGGCGTGCGCCACTTCCGCCATTGA